In a single window of the Micromonospora sp. WMMD1155 genome:
- a CDS encoding NUDIX hydrolase has product MTWTEPATWYANLASFYAAAAAFITDPDGNVLLVKPTYRDHWAFPGGYVDEGEYPHEACAREVREELGLTAEVGNLLVLDWAPPAGQRPHALVSFTFDCGAIANLDGVQLLGQELEDIAFFSAEVAAHLLPGNVAPRIRSALNARHQNRPAYLAGGATASSLRLDATACPSAALTQKPETR; this is encoded by the coding sequence GTGACCTGGACGGAGCCCGCCACCTGGTACGCCAACCTGGCTTCCTTCTACGCCGCCGCTGCGGCCTTCATTACCGACCCGGACGGCAACGTGCTGCTCGTCAAGCCCACTTACCGCGACCACTGGGCTTTCCCCGGCGGCTACGTGGATGAAGGCGAATACCCGCATGAGGCATGCGCCCGCGAGGTTCGCGAGGAGCTTGGGCTAACGGCGGAGGTGGGCAACCTCCTGGTCCTGGACTGGGCTCCTCCTGCCGGACAGCGGCCCCACGCGTTAGTCAGTTTCACATTTGACTGTGGAGCGATCGCAAACCTTGACGGTGTCCAGTTGCTCGGACAGGAGCTAGAAGACATCGCCTTCTTCTCGGCGGAGGTTGCTGCACACCTACTCCCAGGCAACGTTGCTCCACGCATCCGGTCTGCGTTGAACGCCCGACACCAGAACAGACCGGCCTACCTTGCCGGCGGCGCGACAGCCTCATCACTACGCTTAGATGCAACAGCGTGTCCCTCTGCCGCCTTGACTCAGAAACCGGAGACCCGGTAG
- a CDS encoding VOC family protein — MSAPVIRGVNHIGITVPDIEAAKTFFVEAFGAQVIYQSFGPEDPPRQGPEFERAVGAHPGTVVRAQAMVKIGTGPDFELFEMHGPQQAEPVRPSDFGITHFGLYTDDIDASVERLRRAGGTPLTEPRPIPYTTEQGPGNRVCYCRTPWGTTMEFITTPDRMPYHDQTDLRRWQDEE, encoded by the coding sequence ATGAGCGCACCTGTCATACGCGGCGTCAACCACATCGGCATCACGGTGCCCGACATCGAAGCCGCGAAGACGTTCTTCGTGGAAGCATTCGGCGCCCAGGTTATCTATCAGTCCTTCGGGCCGGAGGATCCGCCTCGGCAGGGGCCCGAATTCGAGCGGGCCGTTGGTGCTCACCCGGGAACGGTCGTGCGCGCGCAGGCGATGGTCAAGATCGGAACCGGACCCGACTTCGAGCTGTTCGAGATGCACGGCCCCCAACAAGCCGAGCCGGTTCGACCGAGCGACTTCGGCATCACGCACTTCGGCCTCTACACCGACGACATCGACGCATCGGTCGAGCGCCTCAGAAGGGCCGGAGGCACCCCCCTCACGGAGCCTCGCCCGATTCCTTATACGACTGAACAGGGTCCGGGAAACAGGGTCTGCTACTGCCGTACGCCGTGGGGCACGACGATGGAGTTCATCACCACGCCGGACCGCATGCCCTATCACGACCAGACGGATCTGCGTAGGTGGCAGGACGAGGAGTGA
- a CDS encoding alpha/beta hydrolase: MTGFTQQLMPVNGIKINAVTGGSGPPVLLLHGWPETWWGWHRVMPLLAERFSVVAIDLRGAGFSDCPLDGYDKATMARDAHDVMVALGHERYAVCGHDIGGMVALPQAASYRQAVTHLAVLDVPLPGWTGWEAATASLWHFSFHTNRDLPERLIHGREYDYVSTFMAERFYDHSTFDPADIDIYAKAMALPGRTRGGLEWYRTLAADHAAALEYKKQPLDIPVLGLGGDQRFGAQMVPMLKEFAGNVTGGPVARSSHYLAEERPDEVASALTDFLEAK, from the coding sequence TTGACGGGGTTCACCCAGCAGCTAATGCCGGTGAATGGCATCAAGATCAACGCTGTCACGGGGGGCTCGGGCCCGCCGGTCCTTCTGCTGCACGGCTGGCCGGAAACGTGGTGGGGTTGGCACCGTGTGATGCCGCTGCTGGCCGAGCGTTTCAGCGTGGTGGCCATCGATCTGCGCGGCGCGGGCTTCTCCGACTGCCCGCTCGACGGCTACGACAAGGCGACGATGGCGCGCGACGCGCACGACGTCATGGTTGCCCTCGGGCATGAACGCTACGCCGTGTGCGGACACGACATCGGCGGGATGGTCGCCCTGCCGCAGGCCGCCAGCTATCGGCAGGCTGTCACCCACCTGGCCGTCCTCGACGTTCCGCTCCCCGGCTGGACCGGATGGGAGGCGGCGACCGCGAGCCTCTGGCACTTCAGCTTCCACACGAACCGGGATCTACCCGAGCGCCTGATCCACGGCCGTGAGTATGACTACGTGTCGACCTTCATGGCTGAGCGGTTCTACGACCACAGCACCTTTGATCCGGCGGACATCGACATCTACGCGAAGGCGATGGCGCTCCCTGGCCGCACTCGCGGCGGTCTGGAGTGGTATCGGACCCTCGCCGCCGACCATGCGGCCGCGCTCGAGTACAAGAAGCAACCGCTGGATATACCGGTGCTGGGTCTCGGCGGGGACCAGCGCTTCGGTGCGCAGATGGTGCCGATGCTCAAGGAGTTCGCCGGCAACGTGACGGGCGGCCCGGTCGCGCGGTCCAGCCACTATCTCGCGGAGGAGCGGCCGGATGAGGTCGCGAGCGCTCTGACCGATTTCCTCGAAGCCAAGTGA